In Comamonadaceae bacterium OS-1, a single window of DNA contains:
- the atm1 gene encoding ATM1-type heavy metal exporter codes for MRRYGETAPPASMPTSVASAPPQSDWRTLRRLFPYLWEYKWRVIAALTFMVGAKAASVSVPLLLKRLVDAMSPTGGKLSSDQLPALIVVPVALLVAYGLLRLSTSLFTELRELVFAKATAGASRRISLEVFQHLHALSLRFHLERQTGGMTRDIERGTRAVNSLISYSLYSIIPTLIEVGFVLTLLAVKFDVWFAWITLIALVAYIAFTVTVTEWRTQFRKQMNELDSHAQSRAIDSLLNYETVKYFNNEAFEAKRYDENLERYRRASVKSQTTLSLLNTGQQLIIAASLVAMLWRATQGVVDGRMTLGDLVMVNAFMIQLYIPLGFLGVIYREIKQSLTDLEKMFALLEKEREIADRPAAKPIVLPEGQVDVRFDHVFFAYDPARPILQDISLHIPAGKTVAVVGPSGSGKSTLARLLFRFYDVQQGEILIAGQNIQAVTQASVRQAIGIVPQDTVLFNDTVEYNIAYGQPGASRAQVEEAARAARIHGFISATPKGYGTMVGERGLKLSGGEKQRVAIARTLLKNPPILIFDEATSALDSANERAIQAELQTAARNKTTLVIAHRLSTVVDAHEILVMDAGRILERGTHAELLAASGRYAAMWALQQSAE; via the coding sequence ATGCGCCGCTATGGCGAAACCGCCCCCCCTGCATCCATGCCTACGTCGGTCGCGTCCGCGCCACCGCAATCCGATTGGCGCACCCTGCGCCGCCTGTTTCCCTACCTGTGGGAGTACAAATGGCGGGTCATCGCCGCACTGACCTTCATGGTCGGGGCCAAGGCGGCCAGCGTCAGCGTGCCTTTGCTCCTCAAGCGGCTGGTCGATGCCATGAGCCCCACTGGCGGCAAGCTCAGCAGCGACCAACTGCCTGCGTTGATCGTGGTACCGGTGGCACTGCTGGTGGCCTACGGGCTGCTGCGCCTGTCTACCTCGCTGTTCACCGAGTTGCGTGAGCTGGTGTTTGCCAAGGCCACGGCGGGTGCGTCGCGGCGGATTTCGCTGGAAGTGTTCCAGCACCTGCACGCTTTGAGCCTGCGCTTTCACCTGGAGCGCCAGACCGGCGGCATGACGCGCGACATCGAGCGCGGCACCCGGGCGGTGAATTCGCTGATCTCGTATTCGCTCTACAGCATCATCCCCACACTGATCGAGGTGGGCTTTGTGCTGACCCTGCTGGCCGTCAAGTTCGACGTGTGGTTTGCCTGGATCACGCTGATCGCGCTGGTGGCCTACATCGCCTTTACCGTCACCGTGACCGAGTGGCGTACCCAGTTCCGCAAGCAGATGAACGAGCTGGACTCGCATGCCCAGAGCCGGGCCATCGATTCGCTGCTGAACTATGAAACCGTCAAGTACTTCAACAACGAGGCCTTTGAGGCCAAGCGCTACGACGAGAACCTGGAGCGCTACCGCCGCGCCTCGGTCAAGAGCCAGACCACGCTGAGCCTGCTCAACACCGGCCAGCAGCTCATCATTGCCGCCAGCCTGGTGGCCATGCTGTGGCGCGCCACCCAGGGCGTGGTGGACGGGCGCATGACCCTGGGCGACCTGGTCATGGTCAACGCCTTCATGATCCAGCTCTACATTCCGCTGGGCTTTCTGGGGGTGATCTACCGCGAGATCAAGCAGAGCCTGACCGATCTGGAAAAGATGTTTGCGCTATTGGAAAAAGAGCGTGAAATTGCCGACCGGCCAGCGGCAAAGCCCATTGTGTTGCCTGAAGGCCAGGTCGATGTGCGCTTCGACCACGTGTTCTTCGCCTACGACCCGGCGCGGCCCATCCTGCAAGACATCAGCCTGCACATCCCGGCGGGCAAAACCGTGGCGGTGGTCGGGCCGTCGGGCTCGGGCAAGTCCACGCTGGCGCGGCTGCTGTTTCGTTTTTACGACGTGCAGCAGGGCGAGATTCTGATTGCCGGGCAGAACATCCAGGCGGTCACCCAGGCCAGCGTGCGCCAGGCGATTGGCATCGTGCCGCAAGACACGGTGCTGTTCAACGACACGGTGGAATACAACATCGCCTACGGCCAGCCCGGTGCCAGCCGTGCCCAGGTGGAAGAGGCCGCCCGGGCGGCGCGCATCCACGGCTTCATCAGTGCCACGCCCAAGGGCTACGGCACCATGGTGGGCGAGCGCGGGCTTAAACTGTCGGGCGGCGAGAAGCAGCGCGTGGCCATCGCCCGCACCCTGCTGAAGAACCCGCCCATCCTGATCTTCGACGAAGCTACCTCGGCGCTGGACTCGGCCAACGAGCGCGCCATCCAGGCCGAGCTGCAAACCGCCGCCCGCAACAAGACCACCCTGGTGATTGCCCACCGCCTGTCCACGGTGGTGGATGCGCACGAGATTCTGGTGATGGACGCGGGCCGCATCCTGGAGCGCGGCACCCACGCCGAGTTGCTGGCGGCCAGCGGACGCTACGCCGCCATGTGGGCCCTGCAGCAAAGTGCAGAGTAG
- a CDS encoding putative acyl-CoA thioester hydrolase: MSTNSNDPVSLPTDMELVLKVIPMPADCNASGDIFGGWVMAQVDLAGSVIPARYAQGRIATVAVKEFTFKQPVRLGDILSFYASLTRLGRTSVTVRVEVFAERLHIQGQYIKVTEATLTYVAITEQGEPRALPVAN, translated from the coding sequence ATGTCTACAAATTCCAATGACCCCGTCTCCTTGCCCACCGACATGGAACTGGTACTCAAGGTGATTCCCATGCCCGCCGACTGCAACGCCAGTGGCGATATTTTTGGCGGCTGGGTCATGGCGCAGGTGGATCTGGCGGGGTCGGTGATTCCGGCGCGCTATGCCCAGGGCCGGATTGCCACCGTGGCGGTGAAGGAATTCACCTTCAAGCAGCCGGTGCGGCTGGGGGATATCTTGAGCTTCTACGCCTCACTGACCCGCTTGGGCCGCACCTCGGTCACCGTCCGGGTGGAGGTGTTTGCCGAGCGCCTGCACATCCAGGGCCAGTACATCAAAGTGACCGAGGCCACCTTGACCTACGTGGCCATTACCGAGCAGGGCGAGCCCCGCGCCTTACCCGTTGCCAACTGA
- the cheV gene encoding chemotaxis protein CheV, with protein MATVQQEVDERTNLTSSNKFELLLFRLGEAAHSSQRELFGINVFKVREIMVMPTITAVAGSTKHMLGMTNIRGQVIPVIDLAGAVGCLPKNGLNILMVTEYARSTQAFAVEEVDQIVRLDWSQVLSAESNTQGGMITSIARLDGDVDNTRLAQVLDVEQILRNVMPPSAPDVDAASIGPTVKLRPGAVVLAADDSMLARTLIEQGLVALGVPFVMCKTGKEAWERLQTMSEAAVAEGKSIEDKVALVLTDLEMPEMDGFTLTRKIKQDGRFKGVPVIIHSSLSGSANEVHVKSVGADAYVGKFVAEELAATIRKVLKN; from the coding sequence ATGGCGACAGTCCAGCAAGAAGTAGACGAACGGACCAATCTCACCAGCAGCAACAAGTTTGAATTGCTGCTGTTTCGCCTGGGAGAAGCCGCCCATTCGAGCCAGCGGGAGCTGTTCGGGATCAACGTCTTCAAGGTGCGCGAAATCATGGTGATGCCCACGATCACGGCGGTCGCCGGGTCCACTAAGCACATGCTGGGCATGACCAATATCCGGGGCCAGGTGATCCCGGTAATCGATCTGGCGGGAGCCGTGGGTTGCCTGCCCAAAAACGGCCTGAATATTCTGATGGTGACCGAGTACGCCCGCTCCACCCAGGCGTTTGCGGTCGAAGAAGTGGACCAGATCGTGCGCCTGGACTGGAGCCAGGTGCTGTCGGCCGAGTCCAACACCCAGGGCGGCATGATCACCAGCATCGCCCGCCTGGACGGCGATGTGGACAACACGCGTCTGGCCCAGGTGCTGGATGTGGAGCAGATTTTGCGCAATGTGATGCCGCCTTCGGCACCCGATGTCGATGCGGCCAGCATTGGCCCCACGGTCAAGCTGCGCCCGGGCGCGGTGGTGCTGGCGGCAGACGATTCGATGCTGGCCCGCACCTTGATCGAGCAGGGTCTGGTGGCTTTGGGCGTACCGTTCGTGATGTGCAAGACCGGCAAGGAGGCATGGGAGCGCTTGCAAACCATGTCCGAGGCCGCGGTGGCCGAAGGCAAATCCATCGAAGACAAGGTGGCCCTGGTGCTGACCGATCTGGAAATGCCCGAGATGGATGGCTTCACCCTGACCCGCAAGATCAAGCAGGATGGCCGCTTCAAGGGCGTGCCGGTGATCATCCACTCCTCCCTGTCCGGCTCGGCCAACGAGGTGCATGTGAAGAGCGTGGGTGCCGATGCCTACGTGGGCAAGTTTGTGGCCGAAGAGCTGGCGGCCACCATCCGTAAGGTTTTAAAAAATTGA
- the trpE gene encoding anthranilate synthase component 1 — protein sequence MITELEFKSLAQDGYNRIPLMLEAFADLETPLSLYLKLAHTRNGGAYSFLLESVVGGERFGRYSFIGLPARSFLRASGFGAAATTEVVRDGVVVETHQGNPLDFIEAYQKRFKVALRPGLPRFCGGLAGYFGYDAVRYIEKKLEASCPPDTLGCPDIMLLQCEELAVIDNLSGKLYLIVYADPTQPEAYSSAKKRLRELKEQLKYSVSAPIVKPTQSHPTEREFAKADYIAAVERAKELIAGGDFMQVQVGQRIKKRYTESPLSLYRALRALNPSPYMFFYNMGDFHVVAASPEILVRQESMANGEQKVTIRPLAGTRPRASSPEQDKLVEAELIADPKERAEHVMLIDLARNDIGRIAKIGSVKVTEAFAVERYSHVMHIVSNVEGTLLDGMSAIDVLKATFPAGTLTGAPKVHAMELIDQLEPTKRGLYGGACGYISYAGDMDVAITIRTGIIKNQTLYVQAAAGVVADSVPELEWKETEAKARALLRASELVEEGLE from the coding sequence GTGATCACCGAACTTGAATTCAAAAGCCTGGCCCAGGACGGGTACAACCGCATCCCCTTGATGTTAGAGGCCTTCGCCGACCTGGAAACCCCGCTCTCGCTCTACCTCAAGCTGGCCCACACCCGCAATGGGGGCGCGTACAGCTTCCTGCTGGAGTCGGTGGTGGGTGGCGAACGCTTTGGCCGCTACAGCTTCATCGGCCTGCCCGCCCGCAGCTTTCTGCGCGCCAGCGGCTTTGGGGCTGCTGCCACAACCGAAGTGGTGCGCGACGGCGTGGTGGTGGAAACCCACCAGGGCAACCCGCTGGACTTCATCGAGGCCTACCAGAAGCGCTTCAAGGTGGCGCTGCGCCCCGGCCTGCCGCGCTTCTGCGGTGGCCTGGCGGGCTACTTTGGCTACGACGCGGTGCGCTACATCGAGAAAAAGCTCGAAGCCAGCTGCCCGCCCGACACCCTGGGTTGCCCCGACATCATGCTGCTGCAATGCGAAGAGCTGGCGGTGATTGACAACCTGTCGGGCAAGCTGTACCTCATCGTCTACGCCGATCCGACCCAGCCCGAGGCGTATTCCAGCGCCAAAAAGCGCCTGCGCGAGCTCAAAGAGCAGCTCAAATATTCCGTCAGCGCGCCCATCGTCAAGCCCACCCAAAGCCACCCCACCGAGCGCGAATTTGCCAAGGCCGACTACATCGCTGCGGTGGAGCGCGCCAAGGAACTGATTGCCGGTGGCGACTTCATGCAGGTGCAGGTGGGCCAGCGCATCAAGAAGCGCTACACCGAGTCGCCCCTGTCGCTGTACCGGGCACTGCGGGCGCTGAACCCTTCGCCCTACATGTTCTTCTACAACATGGGCGACTTCCATGTGGTGGCCGCCTCGCCCGAAATCCTGGTGCGCCAGGAATCCATGGCCAACGGCGAGCAAAAGGTCACCATCCGCCCCCTGGCAGGCACCCGCCCCCGTGCTTCCTCACCCGAGCAGGACAAGCTGGTGGAAGCCGAGCTCATCGCCGACCCCAAGGAGCGCGCCGAGCACGTGATGCTGATCGACCTGGCCCGCAACGACATCGGCCGCATTGCCAAGATCGGCTCGGTCAAGGTCACCGAAGCCTTTGCGGTGGAGCGCTACAGCCATGTGATGCACATCGTCAGCAACGTGGAAGGCACGCTGCTCGACGGCATGAGCGCCATCGACGTGCTCAAGGCCACCTTCCCCGCGGGCACGCTGACCGGTGCGCCCAAGGTCCATGCCATGGAGCTGATCGACCAGCTGGAGCCCACCAAGCGCGGCCTGTACGGTGGTGCTTGCGGCTACATCAGCTATGCAGGCGACATGGACGTGGCCATCACTATCCGCACCGGCATCATCAAGAACCAGACCCTGTACGTGCAGGCCGCCGCTGGCGTGGTGGCCGACTCGGTGCCCGAGCTGGAATGGAAAGAAACCGAAGCCAAAGCCCGCGCCCTGCTGCGCGCCAGCGAACTGGTGGAAGAAGGTTTGGAGTGA
- the yhcG_4 gene encoding putative nuclease YhcG, whose amino-acid sequence MSSPALLEFKELVQSIVHVHQELGAQAARAVNLSLTLRNWMIGYYIDAFELRGADRADYGDQLFANLSRELTAARLSNCDKRQLYRYLRLFRTYPQIVGTLSPQLKNLLPWAGPTEMHSQKVVTASPQLAADALVAQFSYSHLELLVDVEDDLKRYFFEVECLRGHWSVRELKRQIASLYYERSGLSTNKNLLSAQVQSQAEQSAVTLNVRDPYVFEFLGIKPQEVMHESALEDAILGNLQDFLLELGHGFCFEARQKRLLIGSEHFFVDLVFYHRILKCHVLIELKTGNFSHENIGQLNTYVSWYKQNMVQEGDNPPIGILLCTQKNQPLVEYALAGMDNQLFVSKYQLGLPKREEMERFLTNTLREAEVADSPAPDLPHHAHPISTSRSPS is encoded by the coding sequence GTGAGCTCGCCTGCCCTGCTCGAATTCAAAGAGCTGGTCCAATCCATCGTCCATGTGCACCAGGAACTAGGGGCGCAAGCCGCGCGCGCCGTCAACCTGAGCCTGACGCTGCGCAACTGGATGATTGGCTATTACATCGATGCCTTCGAGCTGCGCGGAGCCGACCGTGCGGACTATGGCGACCAGCTGTTTGCCAATCTGTCGCGCGAACTCACAGCCGCCCGCCTGAGCAACTGCGACAAACGCCAGCTTTACCGCTACCTGCGGCTGTTTCGCACCTACCCGCAGATTGTGGGGACGCTGTCCCCACAATTGAAAAATCTGCTGCCATGGGCTGGCCCGACCGAAATGCATTCCCAGAAAGTGGTGACAGCGTCCCCACAATTGGCAGCAGACGCACTGGTGGCCCAGTTTTCATACAGCCACCTGGAGCTGCTGGTGGATGTGGAAGACGACCTCAAAAGGTACTTTTTTGAGGTCGAATGCTTGCGCGGCCATTGGTCGGTACGTGAACTCAAGCGGCAAATCGCCAGTTTGTATTACGAGCGTAGCGGCCTCTCCACCAACAAAAACCTGCTCTCTGCCCAGGTGCAAAGCCAGGCAGAGCAGAGTGCCGTCACGCTGAATGTGCGCGACCCCTATGTTTTTGAGTTTCTGGGTATCAAACCCCAAGAGGTGATGCACGAGTCGGCCCTGGAAGATGCCATTTTGGGCAACCTGCAAGACTTCCTGCTGGAGCTGGGCCACGGTTTTTGCTTTGAGGCGCGCCAGAAACGGCTCTTGATTGGCAGCGAACACTTCTTTGTGGACCTGGTTTTCTACCACCGCATCCTGAAATGCCACGTGCTGATCGAGCTAAAAACCGGCAACTTTAGCCACGAAAACATCGGCCAGCTCAACACCTATGTCAGTTGGTACAAGCAAAACATGGTGCAGGAAGGCGACAACCCGCCCATTGGTATTTTGCTGTGCACGCAGAAAAACCAGCCTTTGGTGGAGTACGCCCTGGCAGGCATGGACAACCAATTATTCGTATCCAAATACCAGCTCGGCCTGCCCAAGCGCGAAGAGATGGAGCGCTTTCTGACCAACACACTGCGCGAAGCGGAGGTGGCAGACAGCCCTGCCCCCGACCTTCCACACCATGCACACCCCATTTCCACGTCACGGAGCCCCTCATGA
- the trpG gene encoding anthranilate synthase component 2, producing the protein MKLLMIDNYDSFTYNIVQYFGELGADVEVVRNDEITLDEIAARAPDRLVISPGPCSPKEAGISVAAIQHFAGKLPILGVCLGHQAIGAAFGGSIIRAQQLMHGKTSVITTTQQGVFAGLPEQFTVNRYHSLSIERSTCPAELEITAWTDDGEIMGVRHKTLAIEGVQFHPESILTEHGHAMLKNFLDQGAR; encoded by the coding sequence ATGAAACTGCTGATGATCGACAACTACGACAGCTTTACCTACAACATCGTCCAGTACTTCGGTGAACTGGGCGCGGATGTGGAGGTGGTGCGCAACGACGAAATCACGCTCGACGAGATCGCCGCCCGCGCCCCGGACCGGCTGGTGATCTCCCCCGGCCCGTGCTCGCCCAAGGAAGCAGGCATCTCGGTGGCCGCCATCCAGCACTTCGCGGGCAAACTGCCGATACTGGGCGTGTGCCTGGGGCACCAGGCGATTGGCGCGGCCTTTGGCGGCAGCATCATCCGGGCGCAGCAGCTGATGCATGGCAAGACCAGCGTCATCACCACCACGCAGCAAGGCGTGTTTGCCGGGCTGCCCGAGCAGTTCACGGTGAACCGCTACCACTCGCTGTCCATCGAGCGCAGCACCTGCCCGGCCGAGCTGGAAATCACCGCCTGGACCGATGACGGCGAGATCATGGGCGTGCGCCACAAGACGCTGGCCATCGAGGGCGTGCAGTTCCACCCCGAGTCCATCCTCACCGAGCACGGCCACGCGATGCTGAAGAACTTCCTGGACCAGGGAGCGCGGTAA
- the rhtB_2 gene encoding homoserine/homoserine lactone efflux protein — protein sequence MLDGLGINHLPLFILSGWLLNLTPGPDVFYILSNGLRGGWRAGVVAAFGITAGCFVHIFAAAVGVSALITASATAFTVLKWLGAAYLVWVGIQMLRAPKPTDATDSVAAHAHPASTGGLKSLKKVFLQGFWTNALNPKVALFFLAFLPQFITPGAQQPTLAFLLLGLLFNLNAVPINLGYALLAAWAAQRMGAVRRGMHWLERCAGALFVGFGIKLALSAKP from the coding sequence ATGCTGGACGGCTTGGGCATCAACCACCTGCCGCTGTTCATCCTGTCGGGCTGGCTGCTGAACCTGACCCCGGGGCCGGATGTGTTCTACATCCTGTCCAACGGGCTGCGCGGCGGCTGGCGCGCGGGCGTGGTGGCGGCCTTCGGCATCACCGCGGGCTGCTTCGTACACATCTTTGCCGCCGCCGTGGGGGTCAGCGCGCTGATCACCGCGTCGGCCACGGCCTTCACCGTGCTCAAGTGGCTGGGCGCGGCCTACCTGGTGTGGGTGGGCATCCAGATGCTGCGCGCACCCAAACCGACGGACGCTACAGATTCAGTAGCTGCTCACGCTCATCCAGCAAGCACAGGCGGCCTAAAAAGCTTGAAGAAAGTTTTTCTGCAAGGCTTTTGGACCAACGCGCTGAACCCCAAGGTAGCGCTATTCTTTCTGGCCTTTTTGCCGCAGTTCATCACCCCCGGCGCGCAACAGCCCACGCTGGCTTTCCTGCTGCTGGGCCTGCTGTTCAACCTGAACGCCGTGCCCATCAACCTGGGCTACGCCCTGCTGGCCGCCTGGGCCGCCCAGCGCATGGGCGCGGTGCGGCGCGGCATGCACTGGCTGGAACGCTGTGCGGGCGCACTGTTTGTCGGTTTTGGTATCAAACTGGCCCTGTCGGCCAAACCCTGA
- the trpD gene encoding anthranilate phosphoribosyltransferase, protein MITPQEALQRTIEHREIFHDEMLHIMRLIMRGEMSPVMMAALITGLRVKKETIGEITAAAQVMREYSTKVFVADKTHLVDIVGTGGDGSHTFNISTCSMFVAAAAGAKVSKHGGRSVSSKSGSADVLESLGVNINLPPERIAQCVAEVGIGFMFAPNHHPAMKNVAPVRKEMGVRTLFNILGPLTNPADAPNILMGVFHPDLVGIQVRALQRLGAEHALVVYGKDGMDEVSLGAATVVGELKNGEISEYEIHPEDFGMTMASHRNLRVETPEQSKAMLLGVLDNDHGAARDIVILNAGATLYAANVADSMAAGLVLARKAIESGAAKAKLQALVDATAG, encoded by the coding sequence ATGATCACCCCCCAAGAAGCCCTGCAGCGCACCATCGAACACCGCGAAATCTTCCACGACGAGATGCTGCACATCATGCGGCTCATCATGCGCGGCGAAATGTCGCCGGTGATGATGGCCGCGCTGATCACCGGCCTGCGCGTGAAGAAGGAAACCATCGGCGAAATCACCGCCGCCGCCCAGGTGATGCGCGAATACTCCACCAAGGTCTTTGTTGCCGACAAAACCCATCTGGTGGACATCGTCGGCACCGGTGGCGACGGCTCGCACACCTTCAACATCTCCACCTGCTCCATGTTTGTGGCCGCCGCCGCCGGGGCCAAGGTCAGCAAGCACGGCGGGCGCAGCGTCAGCAGCAAAAGCGGCAGCGCCGACGTGCTCGAAAGCCTGGGGGTCAACATCAACCTGCCGCCGGAGCGCATCGCCCAGTGCGTAGCCGAGGTCGGCATCGGCTTCATGTTCGCCCCCAACCACCACCCGGCCATGAAAAACGTGGCCCCGGTGCGCAAGGAAATGGGCGTGCGCACCCTGTTCAACATCCTCGGCCCCCTGACCAACCCCGCCGACGCGCCCAACATTCTGATGGGCGTGTTCCACCCCGATCTGGTCGGCATCCAGGTGCGCGCCCTGCAGCGCCTGGGCGCCGAACACGCGCTGGTGGTTTACGGCAAAGACGGCATGGACGAAGTCAGCCTGGGTGCGGCCACCGTGGTGGGCGAGCTGAAGAACGGCGAAATCAGCGAATACGAAATCCACCCCGAAGATTTCGGCATGACCATGGCCAGCCACCGCAACCTGCGCGTGGAAACCCCCGAGCAGTCCAAAGCCATGCTGCTGGGCGTGCTGGACAACGACCACGGCGCGGCGCGGGATATCGTCATCCTTAACGCCGGAGCTACGCTGTATGCCGCCAATGTGGCCGACTCCATGGCCGCTGGCCTGGTGCTGGCGCGTAAGGCGATTGAGTCGGGCGCTGCCAAAGCCAAATTGCAGGCACTGGTCGACGCCACGGCGGGCTAG